In Nitrospira sp., one genomic interval encodes:
- a CDS encoding c-type cytochrome, whose protein sequence is MSRRRMRWVTGVAARVMVGAIGLVATRVTGEPSTAQRAAVPAAQVVPLGLEDPSGYIPADNPQTARKIELGRWLFFDTRLSKNGTIACANCHMPSLAFTDGQAVSSGINRLQGGRSAPTGINRVYSKAQFWDGRADTLEDQSIGPFVNPVEHGFTDHDELVARIKQIDGYRALFQEVFGREVTAADVGRAIASFQRTLLSGNSPADRFDIGGDETALSASAQRGLELFRGKARCTRCHSGFNFSDEKYHNLGIGWDTNTVDLGRYLVAKNPEDVGAFKTPTLREVSRTAPYMHDGRFATLEEVVDFYNQGGIKNPHLDNTLIPLELTAEEKRDVVAFLRSLNGEGWQQVTAPTEFPK, encoded by the coding sequence ATGAGCAGGAGAAGGATGAGATGGGTGACGGGCGTGGCGGCGAGGGTCATGGTCGGGGCGATCGGATTGGTGGCCACCAGGGTCACGGGTGAACCATCGACCGCGCAACGGGCGGCCGTTCCCGCCGCTCAGGTGGTGCCGCTGGGATTGGAGGATCCCAGCGGATATATTCCTGCGGACAATCCGCAGACGGCTCGCAAAATCGAGCTGGGGCGCTGGTTGTTTTTCGACACACGGCTCTCGAAGAACGGGACCATCGCCTGCGCCAATTGCCATATGCCAAGCCTAGCCTTCACCGACGGTCAAGCCGTCTCGAGCGGAATCAATCGCCTGCAAGGCGGGCGAAGCGCCCCCACGGGAATCAACCGGGTCTACAGCAAGGCGCAGTTCTGGGATGGACGGGCGGACACGTTGGAAGACCAGTCGATCGGGCCCTTCGTCAACCCGGTCGAGCATGGTTTTACGGACCATGATGAGCTGGTGGCGAGGATCAAGCAGATCGACGGCTATCGGGCTCTGTTCCAGGAAGTGTTCGGACGCGAGGTGACGGCGGCCGATGTGGGTCGAGCCATTGCGAGTTTCCAGCGGACGCTCTTGTCGGGCAATAGCCCGGCGGATCGGTTCGATATAGGAGGCGATGAAACGGCTCTGTCGGCTTCCGCCCAGCGGGGGCTCGAACTGTTCCGCGGCAAGGCGCGCTGCACTCGCTGCCATTCGGGGTTCAACTTCTCCGACGAAAAGTACCACAACCTCGGCATCGGGTGGGACACCAACACGGTCGATCTGGGCCGGTACCTGGTGGCTAAGAATCCGGAAGACGTCGGAGCATTCAAGACGCCCACCTTGCGGGAGGTCTCGCGGACTGCGCCCTACATGCACGACGGTCGATTCGCGACACTGGAAGAAGTGGTCGACTTCTACAACCAGGGGGGCATCAAGAATCCGCATCTCGACAATACCCTGATTCCCTTGGAGCTCACTGCAGAAGAGAAGCGGGATGTGGTAGCCTTCTTGCGATCCCTGAACGGCGAGGGGTGGCAGCAGGTGACGGCCCCCACGGAGTTTCCCAAGTAA
- a CDS encoding hydrogen peroxide-inducible genes activator, with amino-acid sequence MTLTELQYLVALAQERHFGRAAERTFVTQPALSLAIKKLEDELGVAIFERRKNQVVLTPLGEHIVHQAQLVLEEVDQIKLLAARGKNQLVGTLRLGAIATVGPYLLPDLIPLLHKRAPEMPLEIEENLTVNLTAMLKSGKLDVIMIALPFEEPGLLTQALYDEPFKAVVPVDHRLAKKSAIDSTALSTERVLLPHAGHCFRQQVLDSCPELSRSDTEGLQGNSLETIRQMVASGLGITVMPSSAVTARHLNKRLVVLAFTKPVPERRIALAWRKGFARPAVIKVIQEAVSQLKIPGLIPIPSAG; translated from the coding sequence ATGACCTTGACCGAGCTGCAGTACCTCGTGGCCTTGGCGCAGGAACGCCACTTCGGCCGCGCGGCCGAGCGGACCTTCGTGACGCAGCCGGCCTTGAGCCTGGCGATCAAGAAGCTGGAGGATGAGTTGGGGGTGGCGATCTTCGAGCGGCGGAAGAATCAGGTGGTGCTCACGCCGCTGGGGGAGCACATCGTGCATCAAGCCCAGCTGGTGTTGGAGGAGGTCGATCAGATCAAGCTACTGGCCGCGCGGGGCAAGAACCAACTTGTCGGCACCTTGCGGCTCGGCGCCATTGCGACCGTCGGCCCCTATCTGTTGCCGGACCTGATTCCGCTGTTGCACAAGCGCGCGCCCGAGATGCCGCTGGAGATCGAAGAAAATCTCACCGTCAACCTGACCGCCATGTTGAAGAGCGGGAAACTCGATGTGATCATGATCGCCTTGCCCTTCGAAGAGCCCGGCCTCTTGACCCAAGCGCTGTACGACGAGCCCTTCAAGGCCGTCGTGCCGGTCGACCACCGGTTGGCAAAGAAGTCCGCGATCGACTCGACCGCCTTGTCCACGGAACGAGTGCTGCTGCCCCACGCGGGACACTGTTTCCGGCAGCAGGTGCTGGACTCCTGCCCAGAACTCAGTCGCTCGGATACGGAAGGCCTGCAGGGCAATTCGTTGGAAACCATCCGGCAAATGGTGGCGTCGGGCCTGGGCATCACCGTCATGCCCTCCAGCGCCGTCACGGCCCGACATCTGAACAAGCGGCTGGTGGTGCTGGCATTCACCAAGCCGGTGCCGGAGCGGCGCATTGCCCTGGCCTGGCGGAAGGGATTTGCCAGACCAGCGGTCATCAAGGTGATTCAAGAGGCGGTGAGCCAGCTGAAGATTCCCGGCCTGATACCGATCCCCTCAGCAGGCTGA
- a CDS encoding ankyrin repeat domain-containing protein, with protein sequence MLTVSCALGLFVASVGWSESAFGAEGRDQALIVAAGRNDVVSLRQLLSEGADLQARDGRGRTALMAATYRNHVESARLLIEAGADVNAQDAMQNSPLLLAGASGYLEILRLTLAAKPDFKVYNRFGGTALIPACERGHVEVVRELLKTAIDVNHVNRLGWTALLEAILLSDGGPSHQEIVKLLLVAGADPNLADHDGVTPLRHARQKGYQAIADLLVAAKAHE encoded by the coding sequence ATCCTGACGGTATCTTGCGCCCTCGGCCTGTTTGTGGCCAGCGTCGGCTGGTCGGAATCGGCTTTCGGAGCAGAAGGAAGGGACCAGGCGTTGATCGTCGCGGCGGGACGAAACGATGTCGTCTCGCTCCGGCAGTTGCTGAGCGAAGGGGCCGACCTCCAGGCGCGCGACGGGCGCGGTCGCACGGCGTTGATGGCGGCGACCTATCGGAATCATGTCGAGAGTGCCAGGCTGCTGATAGAAGCCGGGGCCGACGTCAACGCGCAGGATGCCATGCAGAACAGTCCGCTGTTGTTGGCCGGTGCCAGCGGGTATCTCGAAATCCTCCGGCTCACGTTGGCGGCCAAGCCTGATTTCAAGGTGTACAACCGATTCGGCGGCACCGCCCTGATTCCAGCCTGCGAGCGCGGACATGTCGAGGTTGTGCGGGAACTCTTGAAGACGGCGATCGACGTGAACCATGTCAACCGATTGGGATGGACCGCCTTGCTGGAGGCCATCCTGCTGAGCGACGGAGGGCCGTCACACCAGGAGATCGTCAAGTTGCTGCTGGTGGCGGGCGCGGATCCCAATCTGGCCGATCACGACGGCGTGACCCCCCTCCGCCACGCCAGACAGAAAGGCTATCAAGCCATTGCCGATCTCCTGGTGGCGGCCAAGGCGCACGAATAG
- a CDS encoding MBL fold metallo-hydrolase, which yields MADKARRLDSNVEGDFFVDATCINCDACRQLAPLSFSEVGDYSAVTSQPTTDRELRAAYRALLACPTGSIGTLRSDKQRLSLAKADFPLRLDEGVYYCGFNAEASFGANSFFVQAAGGNWLVDSPRYVPSLIDAFERLGGIAHIFLTHEDDVADAAKYARHFGARRIIHREDAHAMPDAEEIVTGDEPQLLREEFLLIPTPGHTAGSQSLLYRDRFLFTGDHLWWEPEIRRLEAPRQLVWDREALCRSLERLMRYSFEWVLAGHGGRVFLPAADMRTALRELVQRRRGGDR from the coding sequence ATGGCGGACAAGGCGCGGCGTCTGGACAGCAATGTGGAGGGGGACTTTTTCGTCGATGCCACCTGCATCAACTGCGACGCCTGTCGCCAACTGGCCCCGCTCAGCTTCAGCGAGGTTGGGGACTATTCAGCCGTGACCAGTCAGCCGACGACCGACCGGGAGCTCCGCGCCGCCTACCGCGCGCTCCTGGCCTGCCCGACCGGCTCGATCGGCACGCTCCGGAGCGATAAGCAACGGTTGAGCCTCGCCAAGGCAGACTTTCCACTCCGGCTGGACGAAGGGGTGTACTACTGCGGATTCAATGCGGAGGCTTCGTTCGGCGCGAACAGTTTCTTCGTGCAGGCAGCGGGTGGCAATTGGTTGGTCGATTCGCCTCGTTATGTTCCCAGCCTGATCGACGCGTTCGAGCGCCTGGGGGGCATCGCACACATCTTTTTGACCCACGAGGACGATGTGGCCGATGCGGCGAAGTATGCCCGGCATTTCGGCGCGCGTCGCATCATCCATCGGGAAGACGCCCACGCGATGCCGGATGCGGAGGAGATCGTGACGGGGGACGAGCCGCAGCTTCTTCGGGAGGAATTCTTGCTCATTCCCACGCCGGGCCATACGGCGGGGAGCCAGAGTCTCCTCTACCGCGACCGGTTTCTTTTTACGGGTGACCACCTCTGGTGGGAACCGGAGATCAGGCGGCTGGAAGCGCCGCGACAGCTCGTCTGGGACCGCGAGGCCCTCTGCCGGTCGTTGGAACGGCTGATGCGATATTCCTTCGAATGGGTGCTGGCCGGTCATGGCGGGCGAGTGTTCCTGCCCGCAGCGGACATGCGCACAGCGCTCCGGGAGTTGGTCCAGCGGCGGCGAGGAGGTGACCGGTGA
- a CDS encoding DNA-3-methyladenine glycosylase 2 family protein: MVDGANDPGRRRHRDVRTVTLSLSTPSAESRHLSRIDPVMKRLIAQIGPYGLTCRPRRSPFESLVRAIAFQQLHEKAAESILKRFTALFPGRRFPRPADVLAMPTEAMREAGFSRAKMAALRDLAAKALDGTVPTTAAIQRLDDEAIIERLIAVRGVGRWTVEMLLIFQLGRPDVLPVDDFGVRNGFRLAYGLSNMPTPKDVMQYGERWRPYRTAAAWYLWRASERLK, encoded by the coding sequence ATGGTTGACGGGGCAAACGATCCAGGCCGGCGGCGGCATCGTGATGTGAGAACCGTCACGCTGTCCCTCTCGACCCCGTCCGCGGAAAGCCGCCACCTGTCGCGGATCGATCCGGTCATGAAGCGCCTCATCGCGCAGATCGGGCCCTATGGTTTGACCTGCCGCCCGCGGCGCTCCCCGTTTGAGTCGCTGGTGCGCGCCATCGCCTTTCAGCAACTGCATGAGAAGGCGGCGGAGAGTATTCTCAAGCGGTTCACGGCCTTGTTTCCCGGTCGCAGGTTTCCGCGACCGGCCGATGTGCTGGCGATGCCGACAGAGGCGATGCGGGAAGCGGGGTTTTCTCGCGCCAAGATGGCGGCGCTACGAGATTTGGCGGCCAAGGCGCTTGATGGGACTGTGCCGACCACGGCTGCGATTCAACGGCTGGATGACGAGGCGATTATCGAACGGCTGATTGCCGTGCGTGGTGTCGGACGGTGGACCGTCGAAATGTTGCTCATCTTCCAACTTGGCCGTCCGGACGTCCTGCCCGTGGACGACTTCGGTGTGCGCAACGGATTTCGACTCGCCTACGGACTGTCGAACATGCCGACGCCGAAAGACGTGATGCAATACGGAGAACGCTGGCGACCCTACCGCACCGCCGCGGCCTGGTATCTCTGGCGTGCGTCGGAGCGGCTGAAGTGA
- a CDS encoding SDR family oxidoreductase: MSGGLAGKVAIVTGASSGIGRAIALRLAQDAAAVVVNYRTRAQQAEEVVAAIQAKGGTAVAIQADMSHAGDARRLITETVTRFGRLDILVNNAGKFTPKPFLETTEADFDALIGLHAKGPYFAMQEAAKVLSEHGRIVNITTAGTQLHFHGASAYLGSKRALEQFTKGIAQELAPRGITVNAVSPGITDTGVLTDQYRQIGLQGSPTQRLGLPSDIAEVVAFLVSAEARWLTGQTIQAGGGIVM; the protein is encoded by the coding sequence ATGAGCGGAGGGTTGGCGGGAAAAGTGGCGATCGTGACCGGTGCGTCCAGCGGCATCGGCCGCGCCATTGCCCTCAGGCTGGCGCAAGATGCTGCCGCCGTGGTGGTGAACTACCGAACTCGCGCGCAGCAGGCTGAGGAGGTGGTGGCCGCGATCCAAGCGAAGGGCGGAACCGCAGTCGCGATCCAGGCCGACATGAGCCACGCAGGGGATGCCCGTCGATTGATCACGGAGACCGTGACCCGATTCGGTCGCTTGGACATCCTGGTCAACAATGCCGGCAAGTTCACGCCCAAGCCCTTTCTGGAAACCACCGAAGCCGACTTCGACGCCCTCATCGGTCTCCATGCGAAGGGACCCTACTTTGCGATGCAGGAAGCGGCCAAGGTGCTGTCGGAGCATGGGCGCATCGTGAACATCACCACCGCCGGCACGCAGTTGCATTTTCATGGTGCCAGTGCGTATTTGGGCAGCAAGCGGGCGTTGGAGCAATTCACCAAGGGCATCGCCCAGGAACTGGCTCCGCGAGGGATTACCGTCAACGCGGTGTCGCCCGGCATTACCGACACCGGAGTCCTGACCGATCAGTATCGGCAGATCGGTCTTCAGGGTTCCCCCACGCAGCGGCTGGGGCTCCCTTCCGACATTGCCGAAGTGGTCGCTTTTCTCGTAAGTGCAGAGGCCCGATGGTTGACGGGGCAAACGATCCAGGCCGGCGGCGGCATCGTGATGTGA
- a CDS encoding nitroreductase family protein, translating to MEKPAETQFPIHDLLQRRWSPRAFSERMVESDTLRSLFEAARWAPSSNNEQPWHFIVGTRDDPSGYDRLFACLKEGNKKWAFRAPVLMLSVARLNFEDEGTPNRHAWHDTGMAAISLSLQATALGLIAHQMAGFDVDKARADLGIPAGFEPVAMIAVGYPGDPAILDERLRQRELAPRERKPIREFVSQGQWAGPLPAFPVPGGGT from the coding sequence ATGGAAAAGCCGGCCGAGACACAATTCCCCATTCACGATTTGCTGCAGCGCCGATGGAGCCCGCGAGCCTTTTCGGAGCGCATGGTGGAGTCGGATACGTTGCGGAGCCTGTTCGAGGCGGCGCGATGGGCTCCGTCCTCGAATAACGAACAGCCCTGGCATTTCATTGTCGGGACAAGAGATGACCCGTCTGGGTACGACCGGCTCTTTGCCTGTCTCAAGGAAGGCAACAAGAAGTGGGCGTTTCGCGCCCCGGTTCTGATGTTGTCGGTCGCACGACTGAATTTTGAGGACGAAGGCACACCCAACCGGCATGCCTGGCACGACACGGGCATGGCTGCCATCAGTCTGTCGTTGCAAGCCACGGCGCTCGGTTTGATTGCCCATCAGATGGCCGGGTTTGATGTGGACAAGGCGCGCGCTGATCTCGGGATTCCCGCGGGGTTCGAACCGGTGGCCATGATTGCGGTCGGATATCCCGGTGATCCGGCGATATTGGATGAGCGGCTCCGTCAACGGGAACTGGCGCCGCGCGAACGAAAGCCGATCAGGGAGTTTGTCTCTCAGGGACAATGGGCCGGACCTCTTCCCGCCTTTCCGGTTCCCGGAGGGGGCACATGA
- a CDS encoding HAD family hydrolase: MAASQDLDSLAFLFDLDGTLVDSVYQHVLAWREATQAAGIELPVWRIHRQIGMSGGLMLHALLRETGRPVSKEEAERIQRVHAEAFVKQAPSLRVLPGAQDLLDALTAGRVPYAIATSGRLHSAQHTLKLLKLPPGTPVVTRDQVKRAKPDPDLFLAAAEQLQMPIARCIVVGDSVWDLLAARRASALGVGLLSGGYGREELERAGAYRTYDDPADLLRHLDECGVRPDPLM; the protein is encoded by the coding sequence ATGGCTGCCTCGCAGGATCTCGACTCTCTCGCGTTTCTTTTTGACCTGGACGGCACGTTGGTGGATAGCGTCTACCAGCATGTGCTGGCTTGGCGTGAAGCCACTCAAGCGGCCGGTATCGAATTGCCGGTCTGGAGGATTCATCGCCAAATCGGGATGAGCGGCGGCCTCATGTTACACGCCCTCTTGCGCGAAACCGGCCGTCCGGTTTCGAAGGAAGAAGCGGAACGCATTCAGCGGGTGCATGCAGAGGCGTTTGTCAAGCAGGCTCCATCGCTCCGGGTACTGCCGGGCGCGCAGGACCTGCTGGATGCGCTGACGGCGGGTCGTGTGCCCTACGCCATTGCCACCAGCGGGCGACTGCACAGCGCGCAACATACGTTGAAATTGTTGAAGCTTCCTCCCGGAACTCCCGTGGTGACCCGGGATCAGGTGAAGCGCGCGAAGCCCGATCCGGATTTATTTTTGGCTGCCGCAGAGCAGCTCCAGATGCCCATTGCCAGGTGCATCGTCGTCGGCGACAGCGTCTGGGACCTGCTGGCAGCCCGTCGTGCCTCCGCGCTCGGGGTCGGACTGTTGTCAGGCGGCTACGGTCGGGAAGAACTAGAGCGGGCGGGTGCGTACCGTACCTACGATGACCCGGCCGACCTCCTGCGTCACTTGGACGAATGCGGAGTCCGGCCTGACCCGCTGATGTAA
- a CDS encoding OsmC family protein, whose protein sequence is MKRHASAQWNGDLKTGKGMVSTQSGVLSQTQYSFTTRFENGIGTNPEELIAAAHAGCFTMALSAQLGNAGLVAERLETTATVTFDKLEAGWTVAGIHLAVAGKVPKADAAAWEKATMAAKTGCPISRVLNTTITMDAKLES, encoded by the coding sequence ATGAAACGTCACGCCTCGGCACAATGGAACGGCGATCTGAAAACCGGCAAGGGGATGGTGTCGACGCAGAGCGGTGTCCTTTCGCAGACCCAGTATTCCTTTACCACGCGGTTTGAGAACGGCATCGGCACCAATCCGGAAGAGTTGATTGCGGCGGCCCATGCCGGCTGCTTTACCATGGCTCTCTCCGCCCAATTGGGCAATGCGGGGTTGGTGGCCGAGCGGTTGGAGACGACCGCGACGGTGACATTCGACAAACTCGAGGCCGGCTGGACCGTGGCGGGTATTCATCTCGCGGTGGCGGGCAAGGTGCCGAAGGCCGATGCGGCGGCCTGGGAGAAGGCCACTATGGCTGCCAAAACTGGTTGCCCCATCTCGCGTGTGCTCAACACGACGATTACGATGGATGCGAAATTGGAGAGCTAA
- a CDS encoding glycoside hydrolase family 65 protein: MWRPHDKAILSVPDQGEEGAQAAAPFLSARPPFAIDPSWVLVEAGFDPKYEPGIESIFTVANGYVGTRGSLAERASPSSPVTYLAGVFTGTEGGGGIRKLAELPDWTHLRVLVEGVPLSLDTGTTLDHRRILDLQHGLLFRNWRHQDDQGRVTTLTYVRALCFHDRHLLLQSVTITPENYEGNISIESITRRPQPEIHWSSAAEGDPAVILGRTDRGTTIAMASRSRLRHEKGLEGAGNGPGEACAEQWTWRAQRGAAVRFDRSVVVYSSREVRDPAGAASDHARRASETEPDAHLLRHAQAWEDRWRASEVEVVGDETAQRVLRFAAYHLHSAVNPQDEHVSIGARALTGPTYKGHVFWDTEIYLLPFYTFTDPRAARALLQYRFHTLPAARDRARRWGYGGALYAWESADTGADVTPETVRAPDGRLVQVLTGIQEHHISADIAYAVWQYWQATADEDFFFAAGVDILIETARFWATRGRVEPDGRYHIRTVIGPDEYHESVDDNAYTNVMAQWTLERAADTVDWLRSRHPEVWPVISERLQVMPDEPESWRRTAALLVTGFDPATNLFEQFAGFFDLEDLDLQPYRPMSVPIDVTLGRERTQRAQVVKQADVVALSALLWERFPVAVHEANFRYYEPRTAHGSSLSPALHALVSARLGEADLAAQYFQDASTIDLSHHGSKAAGGVHIATLGGLWQAVVFGMGGIRLREGGLVIDPHLPSNWDRLSFPLQWSGRSISVTIDREPGQVTVDFRSGEPMTVELSHGSIEEITSPHRYVAHRVGAGWGEWQESKR, encoded by the coding sequence ATGTGGAGACCTCACGACAAAGCGATCCTGTCCGTCCCGGATCAGGGCGAAGAAGGGGCACAAGCGGCGGCGCCGTTCTTGTCGGCCAGGCCGCCGTTCGCCATTGACCCAAGCTGGGTCCTGGTTGAAGCAGGGTTTGACCCGAAGTACGAGCCTGGGATCGAGTCGATCTTCACGGTGGCTAATGGCTACGTAGGGACGCGAGGTTCGCTCGCCGAACGTGCGAGTCCGTCCTCCCCGGTGACGTATTTGGCCGGGGTGTTTACGGGAACCGAGGGTGGAGGAGGCATTCGGAAACTCGCAGAGCTTCCCGATTGGACGCATCTTCGCGTATTGGTGGAAGGGGTCCCGCTGTCGCTCGACACCGGAACCACGCTCGATCACCGACGCATCCTCGACCTGCAGCATGGTCTGCTGTTTCGAAACTGGCGGCACCAGGATGACCAGGGCCGAGTGACGACGCTCACCTATGTGCGCGCCTTGTGTTTTCACGATCGCCACCTCCTGCTCCAGTCCGTCACGATCACGCCGGAAAACTATGAGGGAAACATCTCGATCGAATCCATCACGAGAAGGCCCCAGCCGGAGATTCACTGGTCTTCCGCGGCGGAGGGCGACCCAGCCGTGATCCTAGGGCGGACGGACAGAGGAACGACGATCGCCATGGCCTCTCGCAGCCGGCTGCGGCATGAGAAGGGCCTGGAGGGCGCGGGGAACGGGCCTGGCGAAGCCTGTGCCGAGCAGTGGACGTGGCGAGCCCAACGGGGTGCGGCGGTTCGGTTCGATCGCTCCGTCGTCGTCTATTCATCCCGCGAGGTACGGGATCCTGCCGGGGCGGCAAGCGACCATGCTCGCCGAGCGTCCGAGACGGAGCCGGACGCGCACCTGCTGCGACATGCCCAAGCTTGGGAGGACCGGTGGCGTGCCAGCGAAGTCGAGGTGGTCGGCGATGAGACGGCGCAGCGCGTGCTCCGCTTTGCCGCCTATCACCTTCACAGTGCCGTGAATCCACAGGACGAACATGTGTCGATCGGAGCCAGGGCGCTCACCGGCCCCACCTACAAGGGGCACGTCTTCTGGGACACGGAAATCTATCTGCTGCCCTTTTATACCTTTACCGATCCGAGGGCGGCGCGGGCCCTGTTGCAGTACCGTTTCCATACTCTTCCGGCTGCCCGCGACCGGGCGCGGCGATGGGGCTATGGGGGAGCCTTGTACGCCTGGGAGTCCGCCGATACGGGAGCGGATGTCACGCCGGAGACGGTCCGCGCGCCGGACGGCCGACTAGTTCAAGTGCTCACCGGGATCCAGGAGCACCATATCAGCGCGGATATCGCCTATGCGGTCTGGCAATATTGGCAGGCGACGGCGGATGAGGATTTTTTCTTCGCAGCCGGCGTGGACATTCTCATCGAAACCGCGCGATTCTGGGCCACTCGTGGCCGGGTAGAGCCAGACGGGCGGTATCACATTCGAACGGTCATCGGTCCGGATGAGTACCATGAGTCCGTGGATGACAATGCGTACACCAACGTCATGGCGCAATGGACCCTGGAGCGGGCCGCGGACACGGTCGACTGGCTCCGCTCTCGCCATCCGGAGGTCTGGCCTGTCATCAGCGAGCGCTTGCAGGTCATGCCCGATGAACCGGAATCCTGGCGCCGGACCGCGGCGCTCCTGGTCACGGGGTTCGATCCCGCGACCAATCTGTTCGAGCAATTTGCTGGCTTTTTTGATCTGGAGGACCTCGACCTCCAGCCCTACCGCCCGATGTCGGTTCCCATCGATGTGACGCTCGGACGCGAGAGGACGCAGCGCGCTCAGGTCGTGAAACAGGCCGACGTGGTGGCGCTGAGCGCCCTTCTCTGGGAGCGATTCCCCGTTGCAGTCCATGAGGCGAACTTTCGTTATTATGAGCCGCGTACCGCACATGGCAGTTCCTTGAGTCCCGCCCTCCATGCCCTGGTGAGCGCTCGGCTCGGCGAGGCCGACCTAGCCGCGCAGTACTTCCAGGATGCCTCGACGATCGATTTGTCCCATCACGGGAGCAAGGCGGCGGGAGGCGTTCACATCGCCACCCTTGGGGGGCTCTGGCAGGCCGTCGTGTTTGGGATGGGGGGAATCAGGCTTCGAGAGGGTGGGCTCGTCATCGACCCGCACCTTCCGTCGAACTGGGATCGGTTGTCGTTCCCCCTGCAATGGAGCGGTCGGAGCATCTCCGTGACGATCGACCGCGAACCGGGACAGGTGACCGTCGATTTCCGCAGCGGTGAACCAATGACCGTGGAGTTGAGTCACGGGTCCATAGAAGAGATCACCTCACCTCATCGTTATGTCGCCCATCGGGTAGGAGCCGGTTGGGGCGAGTGGCAGGAATCGAAGCGGTAG
- a CDS encoding beta-phosphoglucomutase family hydrolase: MTQGATREQPFHPPPIDPTKFEAVLFDLDGVLTKTAVVHATAWKRLFDEYLQAKALRDQVPFQPFDILLDYQRYVDGKLRYDGVRAFLESRHIVLPNGTAHDGPEQETVQGLGNKKDGYFQAHLTQHGIELYDDAVRFLRNVRAQGMRTAVVSASKHTAAVLQKTGLAGSFETRVDGIESERLHLAGKPAPDGFLEAARRLQVEPLRAIVVEDAVAGVQAGQNGGFGLVIGVDRTGHAEDLIRNGAHLVTTDMTELCP; this comes from the coding sequence ATGACACAAGGCGCAACAAGAGAACAACCTTTCCATCCGCCACCCATCGATCCGACCAAGTTCGAGGCGGTGCTCTTCGATCTCGACGGAGTCCTCACCAAAACCGCCGTCGTGCATGCCACCGCCTGGAAACGCTTGTTCGATGAGTACCTGCAAGCAAAAGCCTTGCGCGACCAGGTCCCCTTTCAACCCTTCGACATCCTGCTCGACTATCAACGATACGTGGACGGCAAACTTCGGTACGACGGGGTCCGGGCCTTTCTCGAATCCCGCCACATCGTCCTGCCCAATGGCACCGCGCACGACGGCCCGGAGCAGGAAACCGTCCAGGGGCTCGGCAACAAGAAGGACGGGTACTTCCAAGCGCATCTCACACAGCATGGCATCGAGCTGTATGACGACGCAGTACGATTTCTCCGGAACGTACGGGCACAGGGGATGCGAACTGCTGTCGTCTCAGCCAGCAAGCACACGGCGGCCGTGCTGCAAAAGACCGGTCTCGCGGGCTCCTTCGAGACTCGGGTTGACGGTATCGAAAGCGAACGGCTCCATCTTGCAGGCAAGCCGGCCCCGGACGGTTTCCTCGAAGCGGCCCGGCGACTGCAGGTCGAGCCACTGCGAGCCATTGTCGTCGAAGACGCCGTCGCAGGCGTGCAGGCAGGGCAGAACGGTGGATTCGGACTGGTTATCGGCGTCGATCGGACCGGCCATGCGGAGGACCTCATACGAAACGGGGCGCACCTCGTGACGACTGACATGACTGAACTCTGCCCATAA
- a CDS encoding DoxX family protein, with product MQAFFRTDESWAGLILRVAVGGVIFAHGAQKLLGWFGGNGFDGTMGFFTNVMHLPWIVAFLVIIGESIGSLGLIAGFLTRFTAASFIVIMLGAIQVHWAQGFFMNWFGQQQGEGFEFHLLVIAMSLALLVIGGGKWSLDGLIAKWLGERTTTPTSKAREASFALRMF from the coding sequence ATGCAGGCGTTCTTTCGAACAGACGAGTCCTGGGCGGGGTTGATCTTGCGGGTTGCGGTCGGCGGCGTGATCTTCGCGCACGGCGCGCAGAAGTTGCTCGGTTGGTTCGGCGGCAATGGGTTCGACGGCACGATGGGCTTCTTCACGAACGTCATGCATTTGCCCTGGATCGTGGCGTTCCTCGTCATCATCGGGGAATCCATCGGGAGTTTAGGCTTGATCGCGGGGTTCCTGACGCGCTTCACGGCGGCCAGCTTCATCGTGATCATGCTTGGGGCAATTCAAGTCCATTGGGCGCAGGGTTTCTTCATGAACTGGTTCGGCCAGCAGCAAGGTGAAGGCTTTGAATTTCACCTGCTCGTGATCGCGATGAGTCTGGCCCTGCTGGTGATCGGTGGCGGCAAGTGGTCGCTGGACGGGCTGATCGCCAAATGGCTCGGTGAGCGGACGACGACGCCGACTTCCAAGGCGCGTGAGGCGAGCTTCGCCCTGCGGATGTTCTGA